A portion of the Celeribacter baekdonensis genome contains these proteins:
- a CDS encoding NADH-quinone oxidoreductase subunit M codes for MDNVLSFVTFLPTVAALVLALFLRGDDAVAQLNAKRLALFATVITFVISLFILFGFDASDTGFQMVEEHSWIMGMNYKMGVDGISVLFVMLTTALMPLAIWSAWDVKLRVKEYMIAFLLLETLMLGVFCALDLMLFYLFFEGGLIPMFLIIGIWGGKNRIYAAFKFFLYTFLGSVLMLVAMVAMYIDAGTTDIVQLLAHDFSSETIKVLGFNIVGGFQTLAFLAFFASFAVKMPMWPVHTWLPDAHVQAPTAGSVVLAAILLKMGGYGFLRFSIPMFPVASANLADFVMVLSVIAIVYASLVALVQEDMKKLIAYSSVAHMGYVTAGIFSLNQQGLDGAIFQMISHGFVSGALFLCVGVIYDRMHTRDIDAFGGLVNRMPAYALVFMFFTMANVGLPGTSGFVGEFLTLVGMYQANTWIALVATSGVIFSAAYALWLYRRVVLGDLIKESLKAITDLSAREKWIFAPLIAMTLLLGVYPSLVTDIISPSVAALIDNYHAALPTDLVVEAASH; via the coding sequence ATGGATAACGTCCTTTCCTTTGTCACCTTCCTGCCCACTGTGGCGGCTCTTGTTCTGGCGCTGTTTCTGCGGGGCGATGATGCGGTGGCGCAACTCAATGCCAAACGTCTTGCCTTGTTTGCGACCGTCATCACCTTTGTGATCTCGCTCTTTATTCTCTTTGGCTTTGATGCCTCGGACACTGGGTTCCAGATGGTCGAAGAACACAGCTGGATCATGGGGATGAACTACAAAATGGGCGTGGACGGGATTTCGGTTCTGTTCGTCATGCTCACCACCGCTTTGATGCCTTTGGCGATCTGGTCCGCGTGGGACGTCAAGCTGCGCGTCAAAGAATACATGATCGCGTTTCTGTTGTTGGAAACGCTCATGCTCGGCGTGTTCTGTGCGCTCGACCTGATGCTGTTCTACCTGTTCTTTGAGGGCGGTCTGATCCCGATGTTCCTGATCATCGGCATCTGGGGCGGCAAAAACCGCATCTATGCGGCGTTCAAATTCTTCCTCTACACCTTCTTGGGGTCCGTCCTGATGTTGGTGGCGATGGTCGCGATGTATATCGACGCAGGCACCACCGACATCGTGCAGTTGCTGGCCCATGATTTCTCCTCCGAGACGATCAAGGTGCTGGGCTTTAACATCGTTGGCGGCTTCCAAACCCTTGCCTTCTTGGCCTTCTTCGCCTCTTTCGCGGTGAAAATGCCGATGTGGCCGGTGCACACCTGGTTGCCCGATGCCCACGTTCAGGCACCGACGGCGGGTTCCGTGGTTCTGGCCGCGATCCTTTTGAAAATGGGTGGTTACGGCTTCCTGCGGTTCTCGATCCCGATGTTCCCGGTGGCCTCCGCCAACTTGGCTGATTTCGTCATGGTCCTCTCGGTGATCGCAATTGTCTACGCCTCGCTCGTGGCCCTTGTGCAAGAGGACATGAAGAAACTCATCGCGTATTCTTCGGTCGCGCATATGGGCTATGTCACGGCCGGTATCTTCTCGCTGAACCAACAAGGCCTCGACGGTGCGATCTTCCAAATGATCTCGCACGGCTTTGTTTCCGGCGCGCTCTTCCTTTGCGTTGGCGTGATCTACGACCGGATGCACACCCGCGACATCGACGCCTTTGGTGGTCTGGTGAACCGGATGCCCGCCTATGCGCTGGTGTTCATGTTCTTCACCATGGCCAACGTCGGCTTGCCGGGCACGTCGGGCTTTGTCGGGGAATTCCTCACCCTCGTCGGGATGTATCAGGCCAACACCTGGATCGCTTTGGTCGCGACCTCGGGCGTGATCTTCTCCGCCGCTTACGCGCTTTGGCTTTACCGCCGCGTGGTCTTGGGCGATCTGATCAAAGAAAGCCTCAAGGCGATCACCGATCTGAGCGCGCGTGAAAAGTGGATCTTTGCGCCGCTGATCGCCATGACCCTTCTCTTGGGTGTCTACCCCTCGTTGGTGACCGATATCATCAGCCCGTCGGTTGCCGCCCTCATCGACAATTATCACGCAGCTCTGCCGACCGATCTGGTCGTCGAAGCGGCAAGCCACTAA